One Pantoea trifolii DNA segment encodes these proteins:
- the fae gene encoding formaldehyde-activating enzyme translates to MEMYIGEGFAGDGVNASHINIMIGPRDGVVGQAFSTSLATPSQGHCPFMVVIKPNVPAKPMTLYVNKAAIDGELHGNATWGASQAAIAKAVTEALLKGTLPAEAEDEWCIVTANWVNPGCTDLDEVFANNYRACTVAIEAAMEKLPGRQQLQQALPQLGNPFYTPK, encoded by the coding sequence ATGGAAATGTATATCGGTGAAGGTTTTGCAGGCGACGGCGTGAATGCCTCGCACATCAATATCATGATTGGACCGCGTGACGGCGTGGTGGGACAGGCGTTCTCCACCAGCCTGGCGACACCGTCGCAAGGGCACTGTCCATTTATGGTGGTGATTAAACCCAATGTGCCGGCCAAACCCATGACCTTGTATGTAAATAAAGCCGCAATTGATGGCGAACTGCACGGCAACGCCACCTGGGGCGCTTCGCAGGCGGCGATTGCCAAAGCGGTCACCGAGGCGCTGCTGAAAGGTACGCTGCCCGCCGAAGCCGAAGATGAGTGGTGCATCGTCACGGCCAACTGGGTGAATCCAGGCTGTACTGATTTGGATGAGGTGTTCGCCAATAACTATCGCGCCTGCACGGTGGCCATTGAGGCGGCAATGGAAAAATTACCGGGGCGCCAGCAGTTGCAGCAGGCGCTGCCGCAGTTGGGCAATCCGTTCTATACCCCGAAGTAA
- a CDS encoding MFS transporter, whose amino-acid sequence MNQTTLMDDVPLNRFHLKITGLTFGAHLTDGYILGSVGFALTQMTPQMNLSPFWQGMIGSSALIGLFLGSLILGWIADSVGRQKIFCFSFILITLASGMQFFAQSAEQLFLLRVLIGFGLGGDFAVGHTILAEFAPRKHRGVLLGAFSVLWTVGYVAASFAGHLALNAHADGWRWLLASSALPALAILLLRIGTPESPRWLLRRGRRDEALAIVARLFGPNVTLPEERQHAPDGGLSALFSPRYRRRTAFNCLFFVCLVIPYFAIYTFLPAILRQMGLDQGFATDLLLSGLLLVGAVLGIVLTAMCSRRGFLIGSFIFLAACLLLLSLLHNSAGVWLIVLFAAFTLVMSAVSNLVGVFPAESFPTDVRSRGVGFATSMSRLGSAVGTLLLPLAIVNYGIGGTMALLAAILVLGALVSIAWAPETKGLTLTDASQDTPPADKSLSPHASTSTQQL is encoded by the coding sequence ATGAATCAAACAACGCTGATGGATGATGTACCCTTAAATCGCTTTCACCTCAAAATCACCGGTTTGACCTTCGGCGCGCACCTTACCGACGGCTATATCCTCGGTTCTGTTGGCTTCGCGCTGACGCAAATGACGCCGCAAATGAATCTGTCGCCGTTCTGGCAGGGCATGATTGGCAGCTCCGCCTTAATCGGCCTGTTTCTTGGCAGCTTGATTCTTGGCTGGATCGCCGATTCCGTTGGCCGCCAGAAGATCTTCTGCTTCAGCTTTATTCTCATCACCCTCGCCTCCGGCATGCAGTTCTTTGCACAGTCGGCAGAGCAGTTGTTCCTGCTACGTGTGCTGATTGGCTTCGGCCTCGGCGGCGACTTCGCCGTCGGTCACACCATTCTGGCGGAGTTTGCGCCGCGTAAGCATCGCGGCGTGCTACTTGGCGCCTTCAGCGTGTTGTGGACGGTTGGCTATGTGGCAGCGAGTTTTGCCGGACATCTGGCGCTCAACGCGCATGCTGACGGCTGGCGCTGGCTGCTCGCCTCTTCGGCGCTACCGGCGCTGGCGATTCTGCTACTGCGCATCGGCACGCCGGAATCCCCGCGCTGGCTACTGCGACGTGGGCGAAGGGACGAAGCGCTGGCGATTGTCGCGCGTCTGTTTGGCCCGAATGTGACCTTGCCGGAAGAGCGCCAGCACGCGCCCGATGGCGGCCTGAGCGCGCTGTTCAGCCCGCGCTATCGTCGTCGCACCGCCTTTAACTGCTTGTTCTTTGTCTGTCTGGTGATCCCGTACTTCGCCATCTACACCTTCCTGCCGGCGATTCTGCGTCAGATGGGTTTGGATCAGGGTTTCGCCACCGATTTGCTGTTGAGCGGCCTGTTATTGGTCGGCGCGGTGTTGGGCATTGTGCTTACCGCCATGTGTTCACGTCGCGGCTTCCTGATTGGCTCGTTCATCTTCCTCGCCGCCTGCTTGTTGCTGCTGAGTCTGCTGCACAACAGCGCGGGCGTCTGGCTAATTGTGCTGTTCGCGGCTTTCACCCTGGTGATGTCGGCAGTGAGCAACCTGGTTGGCGTTTTCCCCGCCGAAAGTTTCCCAACGGATGTGCGCTCACGCGGCGTGGGTTTCGCCACCTCAATGAGCCGCCTTGGATCGGCGGTCGGCACGCTGTTGCTGCCGCTGGCGATCGTGAATTACGGCATCGGCGGCACCATGGCGTTACTGGCCGCGATTCTGGTGCTGGGCGCGTTGGTTTCCATCGCCTGGGCACCTGAAACCAAAGGATTGACGCTAACCGACGCGTCACAAGACACACCGCCGGCTGACAAGTCGCTCAGCCCGCACGCTTCAACTTCAACGCAACAGCTGTAA